In the genome of Fulvivirga maritima, one region contains:
- a CDS encoding MotA/TolQ/ExbB proton channel family protein: protein MILANFIIEGGVNFTIPLTLMGLAMAAFIIRGVMLLMNDSELPSITKNNEIVKQLATLSLVWGILGQLTGLFQAFDAISKMENVSSAVLAGGLKVSLICTLYGVAIFVIGRLALLALTLLNKKK, encoded by the coding sequence ATGATACTTGCAAACTTTATAATTGAAGGAGGAGTCAACTTTACCATTCCACTAACCCTAATGGGCTTAGCTATGGCAGCTTTCATAATTAGAGGAGTAATGCTACTAATGAATGATTCAGAGCTGCCTTCCATCACTAAAAACAATGAAATAGTTAAGCAACTAGCCACTCTCTCTTTGGTCTGGGGCATTTTAGGTCAACTCACAGGACTTTTTCAAGCCTTCGATGCTATTTCAAAAATGGAAAATGTATCTAGTGCAGTGCTGGCCGGAGGATTAAAAGTATCCCTGATTTGCACGCTATATGGTGTTGCAATATTCGTGATTGGTAGATTGGCTTTACTCGCATTAACGCTCCTCAATAAAAAGAAATAA
- a CDS encoding sensor histidine kinase, which produces MSTISIKKTILTIIIHCIFWALVFLFYVYYFGYNSSDLYYVLGFVSFLMPVTILSAYYINYHLIPRFLLAGRYLKFTLYAVYTFIITTYLVMVSIFLAFIFLADYYYDNMSPLSRNYLFIFVGVFIVLFLATALRQLHHAYQVQGRNGELQKLMLEADLKLKTQELQYLKSQVHPHFLFNMLNTLYGMALRKDDQSPDTILRLSNLLDYILYRVNQPHVTLGKELEHLIDYVELERLRTGDGIKVEIKAEAADHSFVMAPLLLIPFVENSFKHGSHLEGKLEINIEIETNEEGLLFNIKNSSKTRTQNHKGGIGIMNIKRRLELIYPQNHDLKIVQSMNRFEVNLAIGKLDVNRPVAKLS; this is translated from the coding sequence ATGTCCACTATAAGTATAAAAAAGACAATACTAACCATCATAATCCACTGTATATTCTGGGCATTGGTCTTTCTTTTCTATGTGTATTATTTCGGTTACAACTCATCTGACCTGTATTATGTGCTGGGTTTTGTTAGTTTTTTGATGCCGGTCACCATTTTATCAGCCTATTACATTAATTATCATCTTATACCTCGTTTTTTGCTGGCGGGGAGGTATTTAAAATTTACCCTTTACGCAGTATATACTTTTATTATCACTACTTATTTGGTGATGGTTTCTATATTTCTGGCGTTTATTTTTTTGGCAGATTATTATTATGATAATATGTCTCCTCTGAGCCGTAACTACCTGTTTATTTTTGTGGGAGTATTTATTGTCCTCTTCCTGGCTACGGCGCTACGTCAGTTGCATCATGCTTATCAGGTACAGGGCCGTAATGGCGAACTACAAAAGCTCATGCTGGAGGCTGATTTAAAGCTAAAAACACAAGAACTGCAGTATTTGAAGAGTCAGGTGCATCCTCACTTTCTGTTTAATATGCTCAATACATTATATGGAATGGCCTTGAGGAAGGATGACCAGTCTCCTGATACTATACTTAGGCTCTCAAATCTGCTAGATTATATACTGTACAGAGTGAATCAACCACATGTGACACTGGGCAAAGAATTGGAGCATCTGATAGATTATGTGGAGCTGGAAAGGCTGCGTACGGGTGATGGAATAAAGGTAGAAATAAAAGCTGAGGCTGCTGATCATTCATTTGTAATGGCACCTTTGCTATTGATTCCTTTTGTGGAAAACAGCTTTAAGCATGGTAGTCACCTGGAAGGAAAGCTAGAGATCAATATTGAAATAGAAACTAATGAAGAGGGCCTTCTTTTTAATATTAAAAATAGTAGTAAAACCAGAACTCAAAATCATAAAGGAGGCATTGGTATCATGAATATCAAACGGAGGCTGGAATTAATTTACCCTCAAAACCATGACCTCAAGATTGTTCAATCTATGAATAGGTTTGAAGTAAATTTGGCCATTGGTAAATTAGATGTTAATAGACCTGTAGCAAAATTATCGTAG
- a CDS encoding LytR/AlgR family response regulator transcription factor → MNCLIVDDEPIAREIMRTHLQKLSNVKIVAECSSAMEAFEQLHQTHIDLIFLDINMPDITGLSFMKSLSKEVKVIFTTAYREYAVDGFDLEAVDYLLKPISFERLLQAVSRYYKVETKNDERVSAIKEEERDHFFVRADRKMVRINYADILFIESYSDYVKIQTVAETVVSRENISAMENILPAGDFIRIHRSFIVAKNKIEAYTHEIIEVKGRELPISRSYKEEVLLRLNQAGG, encoded by the coding sequence ATGAATTGTTTAATAGTAGATGACGAACCTATAGCCAGGGAGATTATGCGCACGCATTTACAGAAGCTGAGCAATGTGAAAATAGTGGCTGAGTGTTCTTCTGCTATGGAAGCTTTTGAGCAGTTACACCAAACGCATATTGATCTTATTTTTCTTGATATTAATATGCCTGACATCACGGGGCTGTCATTCATGAAGTCTCTGAGTAAGGAGGTGAAGGTTATTTTTACTACTGCCTATCGTGAATATGCTGTGGATGGATTTGATCTGGAGGCGGTGGATTATTTACTTAAGCCCATTTCTTTTGAGCGATTGCTACAAGCGGTGTCCCGCTATTATAAGGTGGAGACTAAAAATGATGAGCGTGTTTCTGCTATAAAGGAAGAAGAGAGGGATCATTTCTTTGTTCGTGCTGATCGTAAAATGGTGCGTATAAATTATGCTGACATCCTTTTTATAGAAAGCTATAGCGATTATGTGAAGATTCAGACCGTGGCAGAAACCGTAGTGAGTAGAGAAAATATTAGTGCTATGGAAAATATTTTACCTGCGGGAGATTTTATTAGAATTCACCGTTCTTTTATAGTGGCTAAAAATAAAATAGAGGCCTATACTCATGAGATTATAGAGGTGAAAGGCCGAGAGTTACCCATTAGCCGTAGCTATAAAGAAGAAGTGTTATTGCGGTTAAATCAGGCTGGTGGTTGA
- a CDS encoding polyprenol monophosphomannose synthase, producing the protein MTDSLVIIPTYNEKENIELIIDAVFKLSHPFDVLIVDDGSPDGTGAIVKELQKQDHNGRTLHLIEREGKLGLGTAYITGFKFAIEKKYDFIFEMDADFSHNPKDLLNLHEACSVGNYDMAIGSRYITGVNVVNWPMGRVMMSYFASMYVRFITGMPINDTTAGFVCFRRKVLETIELDKIKFIGYAFQIEMKFTAMKYGFKIDEVPIIFTDRTRGKSKMSGSIFKEAFFGVIQLKINSWFKKYQPPA; encoded by the coding sequence GTGACTGACAGCTTAGTAATTATACCTACTTACAATGAAAAAGAGAACATCGAACTGATTATCGATGCTGTCTTTAAGTTGAGTCACCCTTTTGATGTACTCATAGTGGATGACGGATCTCCTGACGGCACCGGAGCCATAGTAAAAGAATTGCAAAAGCAAGATCATAATGGTCGTACGCTGCATCTCATAGAAAGAGAAGGCAAATTGGGGCTTGGCACCGCTTATATCACAGGCTTTAAATTCGCGATAGAGAAAAAATATGATTTCATTTTTGAAATGGATGCTGACTTTTCTCACAACCCTAAAGACCTGCTTAATTTACATGAAGCTTGTTCGGTTGGAAATTATGACATGGCCATTGGTTCGCGATACATTACAGGTGTAAATGTGGTAAACTGGCCTATGGGCAGAGTTATGATGAGTTACTTTGCCAGCATGTATGTACGCTTCATTACTGGCATGCCTATTAATGATACCACCGCAGGTTTTGTTTGTTTTAGAAGAAAGGTGCTTGAAACTATAGAGCTTGATAAAATCAAATTTATAGGTTATGCCTTCCAGATAGAAATGAAATTTACTGCCATGAAGTATGGCTTTAAAATAGATGAGGTACCAATAATATTTACCGACCGCACCAGAGGAAAATCAAAAATGTCTGGTTCTATCTTTAAAGAGGCTTTTTTTGGAGTAATACAACTCAAGATCAACAGTTGGTTTAAGAAATATCAACCACCAGCCTGA
- a CDS encoding D-glycero-alpha-D-manno-heptose-1,7-bisphosphate 7-phosphatase, protein MNKCVFLDRDGVINKDYVDYVYTPEKFEVLPGVKDALVSLKKAGYLLVIITNQSGIAKGIYTREQMHECHQLMQQEFDFMIDHIYYAPWHPTVTESLTRKPGTLMFEKAIAKFNIDTNHSWMVGDKERDLVPAKKLGIKTIQVDNDDSRMADFKALNLADALEIIFG, encoded by the coding sequence TTGAATAAGTGTGTCTTTTTGGATCGTGACGGAGTGATTAACAAAGATTATGTTGATTATGTATATACTCCTGAAAAGTTTGAAGTATTACCAGGGGTGAAAGATGCTTTGGTATCATTAAAGAAGGCTGGTTATCTGTTGGTTATTATAACCAATCAGTCTGGTATAGCCAAAGGTATTTATACCCGTGAGCAGATGCATGAGTGCCATCAGCTCATGCAGCAGGAGTTTGATTTTATGATTGATCATATATATTATGCACCCTGGCACCCCACAGTAACAGAGAGTCTTACCCGCAAGCCGGGCACGCTCATGTTTGAGAAAGCAATTGCTAAGTTTAATATAGATACTAATCACTCCTGGATGGTAGGAGATAAGGAGAGGGATCTGGTGCCGGCCAAAAAGCTGGGCATTAAAACTATTCAGGTAGATAATGATGATAGCCGTATGGCTGACTTCAAAGCCCTGAATCTGGCAGATGCTTTAGAAATAATATTTGGATAA
- a CDS encoding dimethylarginine dimethylaminohydrolase family protein codes for MIDIYVNDETSELKAVILGTAQQLGGEPTVEEAYDPKSIEHIKNGTYPTEEVVHKEIEAFAAVLKKHNVEVYRPEVLEDCNQIFSRDIGFVIEDKFVRPRILKDRKDEIIGIQYILDQIPEANKLEVPEGGRVEGGDVMPWHDHIFVGYSKEEDFKKYVVSRTNEEGVEFLKSSFPNKKVMAFELKKSDIDPKENALHLDCCFQPIGTDKAIVYKGGFKNVEDYEFLVNFFGKENIFEITKDEMYHMNSNVFSISEKVIVSEQNFTRLNTWLEEQGFTVERIPYSETAKMEGLLRCSTLPIKRVKK; via the coding sequence ATGATAGATATTTATGTTAATGATGAGACTTCTGAGCTAAAGGCAGTTATACTGGGAACGGCTCAGCAGTTAGGGGGGGAGCCTACGGTGGAAGAGGCGTATGATCCAAAATCTATAGAGCATATCAAAAATGGTACTTATCCTACTGAGGAGGTGGTACATAAAGAGATAGAAGCTTTTGCTGCAGTATTGAAAAAGCATAATGTGGAGGTGTACAGACCCGAAGTGCTGGAAGACTGTAATCAGATTTTTTCAAGAGATATTGGCTTTGTTATAGAAGATAAATTTGTGCGGCCGCGTATCTTAAAAGATCGTAAAGATGAAATTATAGGAATTCAATATATACTTGATCAAATTCCGGAAGCAAACAAGCTGGAAGTGCCAGAAGGAGGTCGAGTAGAAGGGGGAGATGTTATGCCTTGGCATGATCATATTTTTGTAGGATACTCTAAAGAGGAGGATTTTAAGAAATATGTGGTATCCAGAACTAATGAAGAAGGCGTGGAATTTCTTAAATCCAGCTTTCCTAATAAAAAAGTAATGGCTTTTGAGTTAAAAAAGTCAGATATAGATCCTAAAGAAAACGCACTACACCTAGACTGCTGTTTTCAGCCCATAGGTACTGATAAGGCCATTGTTTATAAAGGAGGCTTTAAAAATGTGGAGGATTATGAGTTTTTGGTTAATTTCTTCGGTAAAGAAAATATATTCGAGATTACTAAAGATGAAATGTATCATATGAACTCAAATGTGTTTTCTATCAGTGAGAAGGTAATAGTTTCAGAGCAGAACTTCACCAGACTTAACACCTGGCTGGAAGAGCAGGGCTTTACCGTAGAGAGAATACCATATTCAGAAACAGCCAAAATGGAAGGGCTTTTACGCTGCTCCACATTACCAATCAAGAGAGTTAAAAAATAA
- the ctlX gene encoding citrulline utilization hydrolase CtlX, whose translation MSRQTTHTIMMIRPVKFRYNEQTAVNNYYQKVLDKIAPEEVQEQALSEFDTFVSKLREKGVNVIVINDTLDPDTPDSIFPNNWISFHDDGRVALYPMFAPNRRQERRDDILAILDNEYQLSISEIEDFSFHEKEEKYLEGTGSMILDRPNKIVYAAISERTNEEILGEFCRKFGFKPVKFTAFQTVEGKRLPIYHTNVMMCIAETFAVICLDTIDDATQRQEVEEALNKTGKEIIEISEDQEHHFAGNMLQVSSATGDKYLVMSAAAYQSLEASQIDAIEKHCPIIHSSLDTIEALGGGSARCMMAEVFLPSH comes from the coding sequence ATGTCTAGGCAAACAACGCATACTATTATGATGATAAGGCCCGTGAAGTTCAGGTATAATGAACAAACGGCCGTAAATAACTACTATCAGAAAGTGCTGGATAAAATTGCTCCTGAAGAGGTGCAAGAGCAGGCGCTGTCTGAGTTTGATACTTTTGTGAGTAAACTGAGGGAAAAAGGAGTAAACGTTATAGTTATAAACGATACTCTGGATCCTGATACCCCAGATTCTATTTTCCCTAATAACTGGATCTCTTTTCATGACGATGGCAGGGTAGCGCTATACCCCATGTTTGCCCCTAACAGAAGGCAGGAGAGAAGAGATGATATTTTGGCTATTCTGGATAACGAATATCAGCTGAGTATTTCTGAAATAGAGGATTTCTCTTTCCATGAAAAAGAAGAGAAATACCTGGAAGGAACAGGCAGTATGATTCTCGATAGACCTAATAAAATAGTATATGCGGCTATTTCTGAGCGTACTAATGAAGAAATACTAGGAGAGTTTTGCCGAAAATTCGGCTTTAAGCCAGTAAAATTCACGGCTTTTCAAACAGTAGAAGGAAAAAGGTTGCCCATCTACCATACTAATGTGATGATGTGCATAGCCGAGACCTTCGCAGTAATCTGTCTGGATACTATTGATGATGCTACACAACGCCAGGAGGTAGAAGAAGCTCTCAATAAAACCGGCAAAGAAATAATAGAAATAAGCGAAGATCAGGAGCACCATTTTGCAGGTAATATGCTGCAGGTAAGCTCGGCTACCGGAGATAAATACCTGGTGATGTCAGCCGCCGCTTATCAATCATTAGAAGCATCACAAATTGATGCTATAGAAAAACATTGTCCTATCATACATAGTTCTTTAGATACTATAGAGGCACTCGGAGGAGGCAGTGCCAGGTGTATGATGGCTGAAGTATTTTTACCTTCTCATTAA
- a CDS encoding deoxyhypusine synthase family protein, translating into MAQKPITEFIEKHYLHFNAAALVDAAKGYKKHLEEDKKMLVSLAGAMSTGELGKSLAEMIRQDKLHIISCTGANLEEDVMNLVAHSHYERVPHYRDLTPKEEWDLLEKGLNRVTDTCIPEEEAFRRIQKHIFEIWKDAEEKGERYFPHEFLFKLINSGVLEQYYEIDPKNSWMIEAAKKNLPMVVPGWEDSTLGNIFASYCLKGELKPSTMKSGIEYMVWLADWYTQQAEDKGIGFFQIGGGIAGDFPICVVPMLYQDMERTDTPFWSYFCQISDSTTSYGSYSGAVPNEKITWGKLDIDTPKFIVESDATIVAPLIFGYVLGW; encoded by the coding sequence ATGGCCCAGAAACCCATTACCGAATTTATTGAAAAACACTATTTACATTTCAATGCTGCCGCTTTGGTAGATGCAGCTAAAGGATATAAAAAGCATTTAGAAGAAGATAAAAAGATGCTGGTATCATTAGCTGGGGCTATGAGTACAGGTGAGCTTGGCAAGTCATTGGCTGAGATGATTCGTCAGGATAAACTGCACATTATTTCTTGCACAGGAGCTAACCTGGAGGAGGATGTGATGAATTTGGTAGCTCATTCTCATTATGAAAGAGTGCCTCACTACAGAGACCTTACTCCTAAAGAAGAGTGGGATCTTCTCGAAAAAGGACTTAATAGAGTTACTGACACTTGTATTCCTGAAGAGGAAGCTTTCAGAAGAATTCAAAAGCATATTTTCGAAATCTGGAAAGATGCTGAGGAGAAGGGAGAAAGATATTTTCCGCATGAGTTTTTATTCAAACTAATTAACTCTGGGGTATTGGAGCAATATTATGAAATTGATCCAAAAAATAGCTGGATGATAGAAGCAGCCAAGAAAAACCTACCTATGGTGGTGCCTGGTTGGGAAGATTCTACCCTGGGTAATATATTCGCCTCTTATTGCCTTAAAGGCGAGTTGAAACCCTCTACTATGAAGTCAGGTATTGAATATATGGTTTGGTTAGCAGACTGGTATACGCAGCAAGCTGAAGATAAAGGCATCGGTTTCTTCCAGATAGGTGGAGGTATAGCAGGTGATTTCCCTATTTGTGTAGTGCCTATGTTATATCAGGATATGGAAAGAACAGACACTCCTTTCTGGAGTTACTTCTGCCAGATTTCTGATTCTACTACCAGTTATGGATCATATAGTGGTGCTGTGCCTAATGAAAAAATAACCTGGGGTAAACTGGATATCGATACTCCTAAATTTATTGTGGAGTCTGATGCTACTATTGTAGCTCCGTTGATATTTGGC